A region of the Carettochelys insculpta isolate YL-2023 chromosome 11, ASM3395843v1, whole genome shotgun sequence genome:
ctaatttgaaataaacacgaGTATTTACTATTTATAAATAAGCATATTTCTtctggggcttgtctatacttgtgcttaacttcaaagggagcatggtaatcagggcctgggagattactaattaagtgctacagtgaatatgcagcacttcatgaggctaattttcccctgcggcaactctgaagcttttctgagaagtaaagggacttcaaagtagtgtgggcactttgctacatgcatgctggcactttgcagtttgaagcttcaaagttgccacaggggaaaattagcctaatgaagtgctgctgtgtattcacagcagcacttcattagtaatctcccatggccctgattaccatgcccccttcaaagttaggGGCAAGTATAGATCCAGCCATGGTGTAATGTTATCTTTGCACCTTAAAAAGTTACTTTGGAAACCTCTTATGTAGTTCAGTTTCCAAAGGAAGCAGAACCAAACATACCCAAAGCAGAATTGTACTGATCATCAAAGGCTTGTAGGGCTCCATTGTGCTGGGACAGATTTGCTTTTATTTCATgatgttttttaaataaacatttatacAAAAAAGTAAGTAAACAATTTCACAAGCTCTGTGAAGGGTAAGAGGTACATGGTGAGCAGTTATAACACAGAGAGGAAGCACCCTGAAGTGAACAAAGACTGGCACAGTGGGAAAATTAGGCCACTGATCACTAATTCATGGCAACAAACTACTGCGAACAAAGCTGCAGAGTACCAGTAATGCCACTGAAGGGCTGGTAAATACTATATGTGCACAATTTTTAAACAACTAAATGTTATATATGGAAATTATCTGAGAATAAAAATACTCATTACGTAATTTAATAAAATTGTACACATAGAGCTGTTTAGCAGTTATGTATGTACATCTCTTAAAAAGGCATGATATGGACAGATAGAAAATCCTGGGTCCCTGGCCTAATTTAAATATACACTCTGTCTCTCTTCATTTTCAGCTGTATACAGTATTCTTTACTTCCGGTACCAAAATGATACGGTGGTTGTTTTGGTACTGGTGAAGTTATTTTATCCCAAAaagtttgtaaagtgttttggaaTGAACAGTTGTCTGTAAAACTTATTAGTCATACAACTTGATTGACAACAGAAGACcatgtggagagagagaaaacacaacTGTATTGGAAACTGTGAAATTATACAGCTTTGGCTTTTTACTGCACAACCTGTTTTAAACCTCTCTTAACCTGCTCACTTGTTCCTTTCCCCCATACATTGTTATTTCTTTTCAAAACCCCTGAGGAAAGATACCTCCTTCAACAAGTATAATTTGGGTCTTGGCCTGGAATGTCTCTTTAGCTCCTTCAAAACAGCTGGGCACATAGCTGACTGCTATCTTTGAGCAACAAACATCTCAAATGAAAACTAAGGACACTGAAAACTGGAAGAAAAGTCTCAGGATCAGTTGAAAGGCAGAAAAGTTGTCTCTCACTTGTTTTTTGATCTGCCGACTTTCATTCTTCATGCAAGTCTCCAGCACAGCTAATGAAGGGTGAATGATCAAAGCAGAGAGATTTCCTCTGCTGAGGGATTCATCATGCCCGGGTTTTCCAGGGACCAAATGATTTGTGGAAAGAAAATGTTCTCTAGAAGAACCTAGGGTATTGTTGGTGTAGCAGATTCTTAAAGTGAATAATATGATCACCTTTTagattaataacagagaggaagtcgtgctagtctatatgctatcaaaacaaaaagcagtcaagtagcactttaaagactagcaaaatagtttattaggacagagcttttgtgggacagacccacttcttcagaccatttttaCCTAAAGAAATttaccatggtctgaagaagtgggtatgtcccacgaaagctctgtcctaataaactattttgctagtctttacagtgttacttgactgcttttttttcttttagattaAATAATCCAATAAggggatttttatttttacagattCTTTTAAAGATACCACATGCTAGCTGTAGAATCTATTGATTGAATTCATTTCTGGAGCCTGAGGAAATAAGACTCAGGTTAGAACTGGATGCTATACTCTGACTCCTAAGCAAAGGAGCATCTCTGAGGCAGACACTGAAAGGTAAAAATAACAGAAGCACAGCTCCCTTTATCCACAGCACAGATGTCTGACTTGGCATTGAGCAATCTCCATACAGATTGGACTCTGGAAGCTACAAATACTACAGTAAATGTCTGATAAGAACATTTTGCTTCTGCATATCTTTGGGTTTGGTGGGAATCCCACTAGAAAAAGCTTTTGTAATCAGAATGGTTTTCATGGCTCTGATTAAGATGTTTCAAAAcaatgtttttacattctaaaATTCACTACCAAAAATTTCTTTaggtaaaattcttttgtcacAAAATGTTGCAAATGTCCATGAAACATTTGAGGTGCAAGATGATGTGAAACCGCAGTTCTCTGCTAGCTTGCTGGGTAGGTCCATGAGGGAAAGCAGCTTAAAGATCTCATTCTAGGAAAAGAAATCAGTGCAACTGCTAGTCACACTGGGCATGAACACTGGCATGGCCAATGGCACCCTTTTGGAAGCTTGGATATTCAAATTCacctcccctcaaaaaaaaaagtaagaaaaatgtgttttaaataaaGGAGAATTGCTTGCAATGTGGGATTATCATTTACAGAGTTGTTGTCTTCTGAATAGTGAAGTAATGGATGAAGTTATGCATTTTGAAAACTGAACTAACACCAATTGCCTCTACTCATTTTAGGGTACAAGAATTTCATTCAATGTGTTGTAGctcagctacataattaatgtaaAGACTGAACCAAGCCTTTAGAAATTCTTTTCACCTGAGTGAATAAATTAGTTGACTGTCAAGTAACATATCATTCAGTTTTTCATTATCAGTCACCACAGTAAAGGTTGGTGAATATATTTTGTGCTTTGGGTTGGTAAGCACTCATGTCACTTTTACAAGTCTGAATTATATGGTTAATTATTGGCAGAACAAACTGAGTGGATTTGGTTTGCAATCTACAATGCAGATAAATCATTGCTCTACattatttgtattgcattttTATGGATTAAAATAAAATGGATCAAAAATTTTTCTGCTGAAAAACTGTTactgaaatttttgttttttaattgaaaatcTGAACATCTATAAATTGGAAACAAATGGTCAAAACCCTAAAATTTCATTTTGTAAatactgaaacattttgtttcaacatttctgcttgaaatgaaaaaaaattgacattCCTGAATTGGTATCTTTCTGCTTGGCTCAGTCTGATATTAAACTCTGTCCTCCTAAGTGGCCACAATGCTTCATGGGTGTTGTAGTTCAGTGCTTCCTGCTACCATTATCCTCAATGGACCATTTGCACTACAACTGTCATCAAAATTACTATAAATAATAAAGTTAATTGTGGTAGATTCTCTGGTGTCTTCTGTGTCATTATGTTTCCAATTACATCAGGATGGCAAACTGCTAATATaggttttctttgtttcttttccagAGTTCACAAAGCCACCACTAGCACCAAAACCAAAGATTATCAGTCATCTTTCTTCAGTGGCTGTCTCCAAATTTCCTCCATCATCGTCAAAGCCTGATATTCTTCAAAATACAAACTCTATGTCTAGGGGTCCAAAACCTCCCATTGCTCCAAAGCCAAAACTCTCAGCTGACACTGAAGGGAGATCCAGTGTTCATACCAACAATAACTTAAATAAATTCACAAATGGAAAACTGATATCTCCTGCTGGAGAGCTGTATGAAGGAAATCAATGCAACACCGAGTGCTCAGAATCTGAGGCTGGTGATGAATACATCATAGTTCCTGAAACCCAGATGACCAATAAAGACTGTGATGACTTTGAACATACACAAGATCAATATTTAGAGTCATCTACAGAGAATGAGGTCATAGAAGcagcagaggaagaagaggatcATACCATAGCTAATGATGAGGAGATCTGTAATCCAGAAATAAATGAAGCTGCGGACAATGACTTTTCAGATACTGTTGAACATGTGGAACTGGACTCAGATGGATCAACAGAAATGAGAGACTGTGATAGGTCTGAAGAGTTTAGTCAAGTGTCTTCAGAAGCACCTGAAGTAGAAGTTGTTGCTTCTAAGACTATGGATAAAGAAGTGGACTATGTAGATGACCCCAAAAACTATTTCAAGGGTGAGGCTGAGGAAATGTTAAATAACCTTGATCTGGTAAAGGATAATAATGAATTTAATTCGGAAAACTGTAAGATTGTGAATGGAGATGAAAACTTGAAGGGCAGTATCTGTGAAGACATTATTCTAATACATTTATCTGTAGATGAGCCAATACTAGAACAGAATGATGAACTGCCCCAAACTGTAAAAGATGAGCTATCAAATGATGCAGAAGTGAGTCCTGCAAACAATGGTAACCTGGATGATAATGCAGAGTTTGTATTGAGTACAGAAACTAATATAGGAAATTATGGTTGTGCAAATCCTGATATAATTCCTAATGATGCTGATGTAGAAGAAAGAGACATTGGATTAGGACTGAAAGAAAATGAGCTtgattcagaggaggattttgGAGAGTCCATCAATGAAGCTGCAGCTGAAGAAGAGGAAGTAAGTCCAGATAGTGACAAAGAAACAAATGCAGAAAGGGAAGAATATACCGACGATGGTTACCAAACCACTGAGATGAAGAGTGAGGAGGAAACATCAGAGACAACATGTGAGGTTAGAGAAGACTCTGAAAAAGAGGAAGTGTTGAAAGCAGATAATACAGATGATAGTTGTCAAATTGTTCCTTTTGAGAGTGAATGCAATGATGATGTACTTGACTCATTTCAAGAAAACTTCAGTGAGAATTTGGAACTGGAAAGGGCTTATTTGAATAATGATATCCAGCTTGTTAGCCCTCAAACAGCTGGTGAACCAGAGCTGGAAGTGGAATCTAAATCAAATGTGGTTGTTGAAGACTGTGATGGCTATGAATGCCTCTTGGAAGAACCTGAATCAAATGAGCACATGCTTGAAGGCAATACAGTCAGTCATAGTAGCTTTGACGAAAGCTCCCCAAATCTGCATGAACAAGCTGCAGTTGAGGATCAATATCATACAGCAGAAGAATTAGCTGCATGTGATCAAAGCAAATTCAATGCAGACTGTAATAGTGAATGTGAGTCTAGTGAGTATTTAGCAATCCCTGAAGTGGTTGTTCTACCTGAGGAAAAAGAAGCAGCCAATGATTCTCTAGATGATCCTTATGTAATGCCTGCAGGGAATGTAACCCCTCATGTCAGAGAAGTGGGGCAGGCAGAATTTGAAGATATGCCATGTGATTACAGCATAAGACAAGAACTAACTGTAGACACTGAAAACAACCTGCTATCCATTGATCGAAAAAGTATGGTCACTAGAACAAGGTCACTCTCTGGAAAAGTGCCTGGCTATGTGCCTgaaactgttccagaagaaacTGGACCAGAAACAGAGGTACAGTCCTCAAATAATGACACTATGACTGAATATTTAACCAATAACTTTCTGCCCTTGGAAGGAAAAGCAATGGAGGTAAATAGGGCCTTACCAGGCAAGTCAAGACGCTTTATTTTATACCCACGGTCTTACTCGGTAGAAGGGAGAGAGATGCCAGTCTCTGTTTATAGAGAAACTGATGGCTGTGCTTTGGATGACAATACAATAAAGAGGATAGAAGACAACCTCTCTCTGCCCTGTGTAATTAGTTCTTCAGGTAGCTTTTCACAGAGAAATCACCTCTCATCAAGTGGTCTGTCTACCCCATCCTCAGTGGTTGATATACCACCTCCTTTTGAACTAGCCTGTATTACCAAAAAGCCAATCACTAAAAGTTCCCCATCACTTTTAATAGAGAATGAATCTCCTGATAAGTACATCAAGAAGAAAAAATCATCTTTTAAGAAATTCCTCACCTTAAAATTcaaaaagaagacagaaaataaggTCCACGTGGATGTTAATGTCTCCTCTTCAAGGTCCTCATCAGAGTCTAGCTATCATGGGCCTTCTAGGGTTATGGAACTGGACAGAAGGAGCTTGAGTAACTCACCTCAGCTGAAGTCCCATACCCATACAGGGAAGCTGCGTGCTTCTGAGTCTCCCTCTACAGTTTTTTTCTACAAGGATGGTAAAAGAAAAGGGACACCCAAAACATTTAGTAGGAGTGTGTCAAGAGTGGAGTCCTTTGAGGATCGATCCAGACCTCCTTTCATGCCACTCCCCTTAACTAAACCAAGGTCTATTTCATTCCCAAATGCTGATACTTCTGACTATGAAAACATTCCAGCTATGAGCTCTGATTATGAAAATATACACATTCCTCCTCGAAGACCAACCAGGGCAGGAACTTTTACAGAATTTTTTGAAGATCCCAGTAGGGCATTATCTGCTGCTAATGAGAATGATGGCTATGTGGATATGAGCAGCTTTACAGCCTTTGAGAACAAGCAACAAACTACAGACCAGGAAACAGAAAGGTACTGTAGTAAATTATTATGTAAGACCTGCTAGCTTTGACAATTCAAGATTCCCTCTGTTAGATGTCATAAGCAGATCCTCCGTTTTGCGTGGCTTATTCTCATTGTTCAGGCAGTGTTTTCAAGAAAGAGTTTGGAAGAGTACAAGATATAAACCATTATTACTCTTTTTAGTAAACATATACTAAAAAACAGTGGAATTGGATGATTGTATCTGGGTAGAGGACACATGTCAAACgaatttaaaaattcatttaaaaataatcattttacTCTGATGTATCTATTTTTATGAGCAATATTTCTGAGTTCTTGTTTGAATGGAATTTATTACAGATACAATCTCTCTTATTGAGTCCTGGAATTTCTGCTttcatttaatcattttttgccAGTTTCCCTATGCAACATTGTGTAGTTAATTTGTACTTCAAAGTCCAGCAAATAAATATGGATAAAAATGCCAAGCAAACCAGGACCTAATCTGAACAGTCTATTAATTTATTAAATTTCTTAAAAATCTTTCATTATGGACTGTTGTCAGCTTCTGACTTCTGAATGAATTACATAAATGGTTTGTCTAAAACTGCACATGTTGCATTTTGTGATTTCATCCTAACTTCACCTATTtgttgatttgaaaaaaaaatgatccaaATTCTCCTCTCAGTTACACAGGTTCATT
Encoded here:
- the FGD5 gene encoding FYVE, RhoGEF and PH domain-containing protein 5 isoform X4; amino-acid sequence: MSSAEFTKPPLAPKPKIISHLSSVAVSKFPPSSSKPDILQNTNSMSRGPKPPIAPKPKLSADTEGRSSVHTNNNLNKFTNGKLISPAGELYEGNQCNTECSESEAGDEYIIVPETQMTNKDCDDFEHTQDQYLESSTENEVIEAAEEEEDHTIANDEEICNPEINEAADNDFSDTVEHVELDSDGSTEMRDCDRSEEFSQVSSEAPEVEVVASKTMDKEVDYVDDPKNYFKGEAEEMLNNLDLVKDNNEFNSENCKIVNGDENLKGSICEDIILIHLSVDEPILEQNDELPQTVKDELSNDAEVSPANNGNLDDNAEFVLSTETNIGNYGCANPDIIPNDADVEERDIGLGLKENELDSEEDFGESINEAAAEEEEVSPDSDKETNAEREEYTDDGYQTTEMKSEEETSETTCEVREDSEKEEVLKADNTDDSCQIVPFESECNDDVLDSFQENFSENLELERAYLNNDIQLVSPQTAGEPELEVESKSNVVVEDCDGYECLLEEPESNEHMLEGNTVSHSSFDESSPNLHEQAAVEDQYHTAEELAACDQSKFNADCNSECESSEYLAIPEVVVLPEEKEAANDSLDDPYVMPAGNVTPHVREVGQAEFEDMPCDYSIRQELTVDTENNLLSIDRKSMVTRTRSLSGKVPGYVPETVPEETGPETEVQSSNNDTMTEYLTNNFLPLEGKAMEVNRALPGKSRRFILYPRSYSVEGREMPVSVYRETDGCALDDNTIKRIEDNLSLPCVISSSGSFSQRNHLSSSGLSTPSSVVDIPPPFELACITKKPITKSSPSLLIENESPDKYIKKKKSSFKKFLTLKFKKKTENKVHVDVNVSSSRSSSESSYHGPSRVMELDRRSLSNSPQLKSHTHTGKLRASESPSTVFFYKDGKRKGTPKTFSRSVSRVESFEDRSRPPFMPLPLTKPRSISFPNADTSDYENIPAMSSDYENIHIPPRRPTRAGTFTEFFEDPSRALSAANENDGYVDMSSFTAFENKQQTTDQETESAYTEPYKVCPVSVVSMEDITSDEEQNSSEDEESSQGDPNLINKKGQSRAYIIAQELVSSEKVYVEMLQLLYADFYEVVLKELGNEDADDREEVKLKQSLCEIPEIYKLHQEILGELEERVINWEEHQKVADVFLSRKSRFNHHTAYIMQFDRNLALLDESCLKSSQLATVIRAFEQKPGGSPMSVKHQFLKMVQRIFQYRLLLTDYLNNLCPDSAEYEDTQAALLMVSEITDRANDSMQQGENLQKLVNIEHSVRGQSNLLQPGREFLKEGTLMKVSRKNRHPRHLFLMNDVLLYTYPQKDGKYRLKNSLAVSGIRVSCPVTEKAQNILKIEYAEHCLTLSAS
- the FGD5 gene encoding FYVE, RhoGEF and PH domain-containing protein 5 isoform X2; this encodes MSSAEFTKPPLAPKPKIISHLSSVAVSKFPPSSSKPDILQNTNSMSRGPKPPIAPKPKLSADTEGRSSVHTNNNLNKFTNGKLISPAGELYEGNQCNTECSESEAGDEYIIVPETQMTNKDCDDFEHTQDQYLESSTENEVIEAAEEEEDHTIANDEEICNPEINEAADNDFSDTVEHVELDSDGSTEMRDCDRSEEFSQVSSEAPEVEVVASKTMDKEVDYVDDPKNYFKGEAEEMLNNLDLVKDNNEFNSENCKIVNGDENLKGSICEDIILIHLSVDEPILEQNDELPQTVKDELSNDAEVSPANNGNLDDNAEFVLSTETNIGNYGCANPDIIPNDADVEERDIGLGLKENELDSEEDFGESINEAAAEEEEVSPDSDKETNAEREEYTDDGYQTTEMKSEEETSETTCEVREDSEKEEVLKADNTDDSCQIVPFESECNDDVLDSFQENFSENLELERAYLNNDIQLVSPQTAGEPELEVESKSNVVVEDCDGYECLLEEPESNEHMLEGNTVSHSSFDESSPNLHEQAAVEDQYHTAEELAACDQSKFNADCNSECESSEYLAIPEVVVLPEEKEAANDSLDDPYVMPAGNVTPHVREVGQAEFEDMPCDYSIRQELTVDTENNLLSIDRKSMVTRTRSLSGKVPGYVPETVPEETGPETEVQSSNNDTMTEYLTNNFLPLEGKAMEVNRALPGKSRRFILYPRSYSVEGREMPVSVYRETDGCALDDNTIKRIEDNLSLPCVISSSGSFSQRNHLSSSGLSTPSSVVDIPPPFELACITKKPITKSSPSLLIENESPDKYIKKKKSSFKKFLTLKFKKKTENKVHVDVNVSSSRSSSESSYHGPSRVMELDRRSLSNSPQLKSHTHTGKLRASESPSTVFFYKDGKRKGTPKTFSRSVSRVESFEDRSRPPFMPLPLTKPRSISFPNADTSDYENIPAMSSDYENIHIPPRRPTRAGTFTEFFEDPSRALSAANENDGYVDMSSFTAFENKQQTTDQETESAYTEPYKVCPVSVVSMEDITSDEEQNSSEDEESSQGDPNLINKKGQSRAYIIAQELVSSEKVYVEMLQLLYADFYEVVLKELGNEDADDREEVKLKQSLCEIPEIYKLHQEILGELEERVINWEEHQKVADVFLSRKSRFNHHTAYIMQFDRNLALLDESCLKSSQLATVIRAFEKPGGSPMSVKHQFLKMVQRIFQYRLLLTDYLNNLCPDSAEYEDTQAALLMVSEITDRANDSMQQGENLQKLVNIEHSVRGQSNLLQPGREFLKEGTLMKVSRKNRHPRHLFLMNDVLLYTYPQKDGKYRLKNSLAVSGIRVSCPVTEKAQNILKIEYAEHCLTLSASSCSERDEWYSYISRTILDDHKAHNASTFQNNVELRERPAISLGERPPTLVPVSHVMMCMNCGCDFTLTLRRHHCHACGKIVCRNCSRNKHPLTYLKDRPAKVCDGCYSELRKRERPVSVSFPPTSSRFSGSAFSSVFHNIHYSSFKKQKKIPSALMEVAASGEGSSISGYLGRCKRGKRHWKKLWFVIKGKVLYTYMANEDKVATESLPLLGFSVAPEKEEGSTDAVFHLYHKQILFYSFRAEDNNSAQRWIEAMEEATIL
- the FGD5 gene encoding FYVE, RhoGEF and PH domain-containing protein 5 isoform X3; its protein translation is MSSAEFTKPPLAPKPKIISHLSSVAVSKFPPSSSKPDILQNTNSMSRGPKPPIAPKPKLSADTEGRSSVHTNNNLNKFTNGKLISPAGELYEGNQCNTECSESEAGDEYIIVPETQMTNKDCDDFEHTQDQYLESSTENEVIEAAEEEEDHTIANDEEICNPEINEAADNDFSDTVEHVELDSDGSTEMRDCDRSEEFSQVSSEAPEVEVVASKTMDKEVDYVDDPKNYFKGEAEEMLNNLDLVKDNNEFNSENCKIVNGDENLKGSICEDIILIHLSVDEPILEQNDELPQTVKDELSNDAEVSPANNGNLDDNAEFVLSTETNIGNYGCANPDIIPNDADVEERDIGLGLKENELDSEEDFGESINEAAAEEEEVSPDSDKETNAEREEYTDDGYQTTEMKSEEETSETTCEVREDSEKEEVLKADNTDDSCQIVPFESECNDDVLDSFQENFSENLELERAYLNNDIQLVSPQTAGEPELEVESKSNVVVEDCDGYECLLEEPESNEHMLEGNTVSHSSFDESSPNLHEQAAVEDQYHTAEELAACDQSKFNADCNSECESSEYLAIPEVVVLPEEKEAANDSLDDPYVMPAGNVTPHVREVGQAEFEDMPCDYSIRQELTVDTENNLLSIDRKSMVTRTRSLSGKVPGYVPETVPEETGPETEVQSSNNDTMTEYLTNNFLPLEGKAMEVNRALPGKSRRFILYPRSYSVEGREMPVSVYRETDGCALDDNTIKRIEDNLSLPCVISSSGSFSQRNHLSSSGLSTPSSVVDIPPPFELACITKKPITKSSPSLLIENESPDKYIKKKKSSFKKFLTLKFKKKTENKVHVDVNVSSSRSSSESSYHGPSRVMELDRRSLSNSPQLKSHTHTGKLRASESPSTVFFYKDGKRKGTPKTFSRSVSRVESFEDRSRPPFMPLPLTKPRSISFPNADTSDYENIPAMSSDYENIHIPPRRPTRAGTFTEFFEDPSRALSAANENDGYVDMSSFTAFENKQQTTDQETESAYTEPYKVCPVSVVSMEDITSDEEQNSSEDEESSQGDPNLINKDFYEVVLKELGNEDADDREEVKLKQSLCEIPEIYKLHQEILGELEERVINWEEHQKVADVFLSRKSRFNHHTAYIMQFDRNLALLDESCLKSSQLATVIRAFEQKPGGSPMSVKHQFLKMVQRIFQYRLLLTDYLNNLCPDSAEYEDTQAALLMVSEITDRANDSMQQGENLQKLVNIEHSVRGQSNLLQPGREFLKEGTLMKVSRKNRHPRHLFLMNDVLLYTYPQKDGKYRLKNSLAVSGIRVSCPVTEKAQNILKIEYAEHCLTLSASSCSERDEWYSYISRTILDDHKAHNASTFQNNVELRERPAISLGERPPTLVPVSHVMMCMNCGCDFTLTLRRHHCHACGKIVCRNCSRNKHPLTYLKDRPAKVCDGCYSELRKRERPVSVSFPPTSSRFSGSAFSSVFHNIHYSSFKKQKKIPSALMEVAASGEGSSISGYLGRCKRGKRHWKKLWFVIKGKVLYTYMANEDKVATESLPLLGFSVAPEKEEGSTDAVFHLYHKQILFYSFRAEDNNSAQRWIEAMEEATIL
- the FGD5 gene encoding FYVE, RhoGEF and PH domain-containing protein 5 isoform X1, producing the protein MSSAEFTKPPLAPKPKIISHLSSVAVSKFPPSSSKPDILQNTNSMSRGPKPPIAPKPKLSADTEGRSSVHTNNNLNKFTNGKLISPAGELYEGNQCNTECSESEAGDEYIIVPETQMTNKDCDDFEHTQDQYLESSTENEVIEAAEEEEDHTIANDEEICNPEINEAADNDFSDTVEHVELDSDGSTEMRDCDRSEEFSQVSSEAPEVEVVASKTMDKEVDYVDDPKNYFKGEAEEMLNNLDLVKDNNEFNSENCKIVNGDENLKGSICEDIILIHLSVDEPILEQNDELPQTVKDELSNDAEVSPANNGNLDDNAEFVLSTETNIGNYGCANPDIIPNDADVEERDIGLGLKENELDSEEDFGESINEAAAEEEEVSPDSDKETNAEREEYTDDGYQTTEMKSEEETSETTCEVREDSEKEEVLKADNTDDSCQIVPFESECNDDVLDSFQENFSENLELERAYLNNDIQLVSPQTAGEPELEVESKSNVVVEDCDGYECLLEEPESNEHMLEGNTVSHSSFDESSPNLHEQAAVEDQYHTAEELAACDQSKFNADCNSECESSEYLAIPEVVVLPEEKEAANDSLDDPYVMPAGNVTPHVREVGQAEFEDMPCDYSIRQELTVDTENNLLSIDRKSMVTRTRSLSGKVPGYVPETVPEETGPETEVQSSNNDTMTEYLTNNFLPLEGKAMEVNRALPGKSRRFILYPRSYSVEGREMPVSVYRETDGCALDDNTIKRIEDNLSLPCVISSSGSFSQRNHLSSSGLSTPSSVVDIPPPFELACITKKPITKSSPSLLIENESPDKYIKKKKSSFKKFLTLKFKKKTENKVHVDVNVSSSRSSSESSYHGPSRVMELDRRSLSNSPQLKSHTHTGKLRASESPSTVFFYKDGKRKGTPKTFSRSVSRVESFEDRSRPPFMPLPLTKPRSISFPNADTSDYENIPAMSSDYENIHIPPRRPTRAGTFTEFFEDPSRALSAANENDGYVDMSSFTAFENKQQTTDQETESAYTEPYKVCPVSVVSMEDITSDEEQNSSEDEESSQGDPNLINKKGQSRAYIIAQELVSSEKVYVEMLQLLYADFYEVVLKELGNEDADDREEVKLKQSLCEIPEIYKLHQEILGELEERVINWEEHQKVADVFLSRKSRFNHHTAYIMQFDRNLALLDESCLKSSQLATVIRAFEQKPGGSPMSVKHQFLKMVQRIFQYRLLLTDYLNNLCPDSAEYEDTQAALLMVSEITDRANDSMQQGENLQKLVNIEHSVRGQSNLLQPGREFLKEGTLMKVSRKNRHPRHLFLMNDVLLYTYPQKDGKYRLKNSLAVSGIRVSCPVTEKAQNILKIEYAEHCLTLSASSCSERDEWYSYISRTILDDHKAHNASTFQNNVELRERPAISLGERPPTLVPVSHVMMCMNCGCDFTLTLRRHHCHACGKIVCRNCSRNKHPLTYLKDRPAKVCDGCYSELRKRERPVSVSFPPTSSRFSGSAFSSVFHNIHYSSFKKQKKIPSALMEVAASGEGSSISGYLGRCKRGKRHWKKLWFVIKGKVLYTYMANEDKVATESLPLLGFSVAPEKEEGSTDAVFHLYHKQILFYSFRAEDNNSAQRWIEAMEEATIL